The Cyanobium sp. ATX 6F1 genome includes a region encoding these proteins:
- a CDS encoding histidine phosphatase family protein: MTTAEGGSDGDAVLIRHGETAWSLSGQHTSTTDLPLTGNGRLAAQRLAPVLATMEWAMVLCSPRQRALQTCQLAGLGDRVRIEEDLAEWNYGAFEGLTSAEIDQRHPGWLLFEAGAPGGETPHQVGERVDRVIARVRNAEGRVALFAHGHVLRVFAARWIGLPPGHGRHFLLNTSTLSVLSYYRGIPAVKGWNAPGGEA, from the coding sequence ATGACCACGGCCGAGGGCGGCTCTGACGGCGACGCGGTCCTGATCCGCCACGGTGAGACCGCCTGGAGCCTCAGCGGCCAGCACACCAGCACCACCGACCTTCCCTTGACCGGGAACGGACGGCTGGCGGCCCAACGCCTCGCACCGGTGCTGGCAACGATGGAGTGGGCGATGGTTCTGTGCAGCCCGCGCCAGCGGGCGCTCCAGACCTGTCAGCTGGCTGGCCTGGGCGATCGGGTGCGGATCGAGGAGGATCTCGCCGAGTGGAATTACGGAGCGTTCGAGGGCCTCACATCCGCTGAGATTGACCAGCGCCATCCCGGTTGGCTGCTGTTCGAGGCTGGCGCTCCAGGGGGTGAAACCCCTCATCAGGTCGGTGAACGGGTGGATCGGGTGATCGCCAGGGTGCGGAACGCCGAAGGCCGGGTGGCCCTGTTCGCCCATGGCCATGTGCTCCGGGTGTTCGCGGCCCGTTGGATCGGCCTGCCGCCTGGCCATGGCCGCCACTTCCTGCTCAATACCTCCACGCTCTCGGTTCTTTCCTACTACCGGGGAATCCCGGCGGTGAAGGGCTGGAACGCACCGGGGGGAGAGGCCTGA
- a CDS encoding DUF6464 family protein: protein MSTTRVELRQAGSNRLLESVELEEVPYPGRWLQLGERSFLVLQRQHRYRLRQGRYELAAIALEVKAQRQPDDARWWNGGWVIGDPLCRYNARTPLLRCAVLPEGPCERCTHHRPR from the coding sequence TTGAGCACCACGCGGGTGGAACTGCGGCAGGCAGGCAGCAACCGCCTGCTCGAATCCGTGGAACTGGAGGAGGTGCCCTATCCGGGCCGCTGGCTTCAGCTGGGGGAACGCAGTTTTCTGGTGCTGCAACGCCAGCACCGCTACCGCCTGCGCCAGGGCCGCTACGAACTGGCCGCCATCGCCCTGGAGGTGAAGGCCCAGCGCCAACCCGACGACGCCCGCTGGTGGAATGGCGGCTGGGTGATCGGCGATCCCCTCTGCCGCTACAACGCCCGCACGCCGCTGCTGCGCTGCGCCGTGCTGCCGGAGGGCCCCTGCGAGCGCTGCACCCACCATCGACCCCGTTAA
- the glgX gene encoding glycogen debranching protein GlgX codes for MGGATTSPKPGDTARLGASLAGDGVNFNVYSKYADRIELLLFDHETDAEPSQIFELDPALHRTYHYWHCLVPGIGERQLYGYRVHGPWQPERGLRFDARQLLLDPYGLAVATPPGHRRSENDPSGHDLAVAMKSIVVDPERYDWEGDRPLRRPRRETIIYELHVGGFTRHPSSGVAPEQAGTYAGLIEKIPYLRDLGITAVELLPVFAFDPLDAPAGQTNYWGYSPISFFAPHAAYSSNREALGPLDEFRDMVKALHRAGIEVILDVVYNHSAEGDASGPSFCWKGFANEAYYLLEDHDPSQYCNFSGTGNTLNANHPIVRRLIRHSLRHWVKAMHVDGFRFDLASVLARDERGDPMPLPPVLWDIETDPALAGTKLIAEAWDAAGLYQVGSFIGDSWQEWNGHFRDDLRRFVKGDAGMAKKAALRLLGSPDIYGHEEREAEQSVNFITCHDGFTLADLVSFNGKHNEANGEDNRDGTNDNASWNCGVEGPTDDPRVLALRQKQIRNFLALLMLSNGTAMLLMGDEVGRSQQGNNNPYCQDNELSWFDWSLLERHGDIHRFVKALIAHRMRRDIVIDQRHVSLNDLLAESVIEFHGVAVQEPDWSEASRSFSTTIHSLNNRFRIHLMVNAYWEALRFELPAAESKERQWQRWIDTALASPADISDWSSAPVVTSSHLQVEARSLVALFVTLDQASPPGAFQPFTAGIPR; via the coding sequence ATGGGTGGTGCAACAACAAGCCCCAAGCCCGGTGACACGGCCAGGCTCGGGGCCTCGCTCGCCGGGGATGGGGTCAATTTCAACGTCTATTCCAAATACGCCGATCGGATCGAATTGCTGCTGTTTGATCACGAAACGGACGCTGAGCCCTCGCAGATCTTCGAACTCGATCCCGCCCTGCACCGCACCTACCACTACTGGCACTGCCTGGTTCCAGGCATCGGCGAGCGCCAGCTCTACGGCTACCGGGTCCATGGTCCCTGGCAGCCGGAGCGGGGTCTTCGCTTTGATGCTCGCCAGCTGCTGCTTGATCCCTACGGGCTAGCGGTCGCGACACCACCGGGCCACCGGCGAAGCGAGAACGATCCCAGCGGCCATGACCTGGCCGTAGCGATGAAGTCGATCGTGGTCGATCCAGAGCGCTACGACTGGGAGGGTGATCGCCCCCTGCGGCGGCCCCGCAGGGAAACCATCATCTATGAGCTCCATGTGGGCGGCTTCACGCGCCATCCGAGTTCAGGGGTGGCGCCCGAACAAGCCGGCACCTATGCGGGGTTGATCGAAAAGATTCCCTACCTGCGGGATCTGGGCATCACGGCGGTGGAGTTGCTGCCGGTGTTCGCCTTCGATCCCCTCGATGCCCCAGCAGGCCAAACCAATTACTGGGGGTACTCACCCATTTCCTTTTTTGCCCCCCATGCCGCCTACAGCTCCAACCGGGAGGCGCTGGGGCCACTCGATGAATTCCGCGACATGGTGAAGGCCCTGCACCGGGCCGGCATCGAGGTGATCCTCGATGTCGTCTACAACCACAGCGCAGAAGGAGACGCGAGCGGACCCAGCTTCTGCTGGAAGGGGTTCGCCAACGAGGCCTACTACCTGCTGGAGGACCACGACCCGAGTCAGTACTGCAATTTCAGCGGCACCGGCAACACCCTCAACGCCAACCACCCGATCGTGCGGCGGTTGATCCGCCACAGCCTGCGCCATTGGGTGAAAGCCATGCACGTGGATGGCTTTCGCTTCGATCTGGCTTCCGTGCTGGCCCGCGATGAACGTGGTGATCCGATGCCGCTGCCACCGGTGCTCTGGGACATCGAGACCGATCCTGCCCTGGCGGGCACGAAGCTGATTGCCGAGGCCTGGGACGCCGCAGGGCTCTATCAGGTGGGCAGTTTCATCGGCGACAGCTGGCAGGAATGGAACGGGCATTTCCGCGATGACCTGCGCCGCTTCGTCAAAGGTGATGCCGGAATGGCGAAGAAGGCAGCCCTGCGCCTACTGGGCAGCCCGGACATCTATGGCCACGAGGAACGGGAGGCCGAGCAGAGCGTCAATTTCATCACCTGCCATGACGGCTTCACCCTGGCCGATCTGGTGTCGTTCAACGGCAAGCACAACGAGGCCAATGGAGAAGACAACCGCGACGGCACCAATGACAACGCCAGCTGGAACTGTGGGGTGGAAGGCCCCACAGACGATCCCCGGGTGCTGGCCCTGCGCCAGAAGCAGATTCGCAACTTCCTCGCCCTGCTGATGCTCTCCAACGGCACGGCGATGCTGCTGATGGGCGACGAGGTGGGCCGCAGCCAGCAGGGCAACAACAACCCCTACTGCCAGGACAACGAGCTCAGTTGGTTCGACTGGTCGCTGCTGGAGCGCCATGGCGACATCCACCGCTTCGTGAAAGCGTTGATCGCCCATCGAATGCGCCGCGACATCGTGATCGACCAGCGCCATGTCTCCCTTAACGATCTGCTGGCGGAATCCGTGATCGAATTCCACGGTGTGGCGGTCCAGGAACCGGATTGGTCAGAGGCGTCCCGTTCGTTCTCCACAACGATCCACAGCCTCAACAACCGCTTCCGCATCCACCTGATGGTCAATGCCTACTGGGAGGCGCTTCGCTTTGAACTACCCGCCGCGGAGAGCAAAGAGCGCCAGTGGCAGCGCTGGATCGATACCGCCCTGGCTTCACCCGCGGACATCAGCGACTGGAGTTCAGCCCCCGTGGTGACCAGCAGCCATCTGCAGGTGGAGGCCCGCTCGCTGGTGGCCCTGTTCGTGACTCTCGATCAGGCCTCTCCCCCCGGTGCGTTCCAGCCCTTCACCGCCGGGATTCCCCGGTAG
- a CDS encoding TerC family protein produces the protein MEAESITSLSPLIDQADQWGEVLLLLPLLVALEVVLSADNAIALAAISRRLKDPQRQGQALNFGLALALVFRLLLIVAAQWVIDYWPLQLAAALYLFWLAGTSLLARDDDGPPEAGEASEQAPTAAHAPSVTLGSVVATLAVTDLAFSLDSVAAAVAVSDRLWLVMAGGAFGVLALRVTAGLFVRWLAIFQRLEKAGYLAVALVGLRLMLRLIAEDLVPPEWVLLLTVAALFAWGFSRRLEEPGAQLPPGPLPPGPLTQGPQATGPELP, from the coding sequence ATGGAAGCGGAGTCGATCACCTCGTTATCTCCCCTGATCGACCAGGCGGACCAATGGGGTGAGGTGCTGTTGCTGCTGCCGCTGCTGGTGGCCCTTGAGGTGGTGCTCTCCGCCGACAACGCCATCGCCCTCGCGGCGATCTCGCGCCGGCTCAAGGACCCCCAGCGCCAGGGGCAAGCGCTCAATTTCGGCCTGGCCCTGGCCCTGGTGTTCCGCTTGCTGCTGATCGTGGCCGCCCAGTGGGTGATCGACTACTGGCCCCTGCAGCTGGCTGCCGCCCTTTACCTCTTCTGGCTCGCCGGCACCAGCCTTCTGGCCAGGGACGACGACGGCCCCCCGGAAGCTGGTGAGGCCTCGGAGCAGGCCCCGACAGCGGCTCACGCCCCGTCCGTGACCCTGGGCAGCGTGGTGGCCACCCTGGCGGTGACCGATCTGGCCTTCTCACTGGATTCCGTGGCCGCTGCCGTGGCGGTCAGTGATCGCCTGTGGCTGGTGATGGCCGGAGGGGCCTTCGGTGTGTTGGCCCTGCGGGTGACGGCGGGTCTGTTCGTGCGCTGGTTGGCGATCTTCCAGCGCCTGGAAAAGGCCGGCTACCTGGCGGTGGCTCTGGTGGGCCTGCGGCTGATGCTGCGCCTGATCGCTGAGGACCTGGTGCCGCCGGAATGGGTGCTGCTGCTCACGGTGGCCGCGCTGTTCGCCTGGGGCTTCTCCCGCCGGCTCGAGGAACCGGGCGCGCAACTCCCCCCCGGCCCACTCCCCCCCGGTCCACTGACCCAGGGACCCCAGGCCACGGGCCCTGAACTGCCTTGA
- the mfd gene encoding transcription-repair coupling factor, which yields MPLTALVRQLEQVPLTGEVQARIERPERLSLRGAGRAARALVSSALARQRRAPLLVVVPTLEEAGRWTALLELMGWPTAQLYPTSEGSPYEPFDPTSEITWGQLQVLAELVGPNPWQGAIVATERALQPHLPPPQALASQCLTLAKGATVDLEELAETLARLGYERVPTIEQEGTWSRRGDIVDLFPVSAELPVRLEFFGEELEKLREFDPASQRSLDPIEVVRLTPTGYGPLVAEALREAMPEGLEALLSPEALEQLLEGGTPEGMRRLMGLAWGRPASLLDYLSEATLVAVDERRQCLAHGQQWFDHAASHHGEFPQLPPLHWPPAEALGAAAAFAGFDLSELAETDGHPNAFDLASRPVPAHPNQFGRLAALVKGYQIEKARVWLLSAQPSRAVALLEEHDCIARFVPNAADWPAIDRLVEQGTPVALKLKGTAELEGLQLPAWKLVLLSDREFFGQHSLAASGYVRRRRKAASRTVDPLKMVPGDFVVHRNHGIGRFLKLEKLALSGESRDYLVVQYADGTLRVAADQLGSLGRYRASTDAPPELNRMGGVAWAKAKERALKAVRKVALDLVKLYAERHQAPGFAFPPDGPWQLELEDSFPYEPTPDQLKAIVEVKRDMEAAQPMDRLVCGDVGFGKTEVAIRSIFKAVTAGKQCALLAPTTVLAQQHWRTLSERFAPYPLKVALLNRFRTAAERRTILEGLAAGTIDVVVGTHQLLGKGTNFQQLGLLVVDEEQRFGVNQKEKIKALRKDVDVLTLSATPIPRTLYMSLSGVREMSLITTPPPLRRPIKTHLAALDGEAVRSAIRQELDRGGQVFYVVPRVEGIEDVAGQLREMLPGLKLQVAHGQMPEGELESAMVAFNAGEADVMLCTTIIESGLDIPRVNTILVEDAHKFGLAQLYQLRGRVGRSGIQAHAWLFYPGDASLSEAARQRLRAIQEFAQLGSGYQLAMRDMEIRGVGNLLGVEQSGQMEVIGFDLYMEMLQESLAEIQGQDIPVVDDTQIDLPITAFIPADWISEGDEKMAAYRSVAGCSSKGELLELAAAWIDRYGALPSPVQALLQLMELKLLAKRCGFSRLRAEQPNLVLETPMEEPAFRLLRQGLPQHLHGRLVYQGGSGSTAKVLARGLSVLPFEKQLDTLMEWLQAMAEQIPGADGLSEAQRAEALKAKNAEVLAV from the coding sequence ATGCCCCTCACCGCCCTGGTGCGCCAGCTGGAGCAGGTGCCCCTCACCGGTGAGGTGCAGGCCCGCATCGAGCGGCCCGAGCGCCTCAGCCTTCGAGGCGCCGGCCGGGCCGCCCGGGCGCTGGTCAGCTCGGCCCTGGCACGCCAGCGGCGCGCGCCGCTGCTGGTGGTGGTGCCCACCCTGGAGGAGGCGGGCCGCTGGACGGCGTTGCTGGAGCTGATGGGCTGGCCGACGGCCCAGCTCTATCCCACCAGCGAAGGTTCGCCCTACGAGCCCTTTGATCCCACCAGCGAGATCACCTGGGGGCAGCTGCAGGTGCTGGCGGAGCTGGTGGGCCCCAACCCCTGGCAGGGCGCGATCGTCGCCACCGAGCGCGCCCTGCAGCCCCATCTGCCGCCGCCGCAGGCGCTGGCGTCCCAGTGCCTGACCCTGGCCAAGGGGGCCACGGTCGATCTGGAGGAGCTGGCGGAGACCCTGGCGCGGCTGGGCTACGAGCGGGTGCCCACGATCGAGCAGGAGGGCACCTGGAGCCGTCGCGGCGACATCGTCGACCTGTTTCCGGTCAGCGCCGAGCTGCCGGTGCGGCTGGAATTCTTTGGCGAGGAACTCGAGAAGCTGCGGGAGTTCGATCCCGCCAGCCAGCGCTCCCTCGATCCAATCGAGGTGGTGCGGCTCACCCCCACGGGCTACGGGCCCCTGGTGGCGGAGGCCCTGCGCGAGGCCATGCCCGAGGGGCTCGAAGCCCTGCTCAGCCCCGAAGCGCTGGAGCAGTTGCTGGAGGGGGGCACCCCCGAGGGGATGCGCCGGCTGATGGGGCTGGCCTGGGGACGGCCCGCCTCGCTGCTCGATTACCTGAGCGAAGCCACCCTGGTGGCCGTCGATGAGCGGCGCCAGTGCCTGGCCCACGGCCAGCAGTGGTTCGATCACGCCGCTTCGCATCACGGGGAGTTCCCTCAGCTTCCGCCCTTGCATTGGCCGCCGGCCGAGGCCCTAGGGGCGGCGGCGGCCTTCGCGGGCTTTGATCTCTCGGAGCTGGCCGAAACCGACGGCCACCCCAATGCCTTTGATCTGGCCAGCCGGCCGGTGCCCGCCCACCCCAACCAGTTCGGCCGCCTGGCGGCCCTGGTGAAGGGCTACCAAATCGAGAAGGCGCGGGTGTGGCTGCTCTCGGCCCAGCCCTCCCGCGCCGTGGCCCTGCTGGAGGAGCACGACTGCATCGCCCGCTTCGTGCCCAATGCCGCCGACTGGCCGGCGATCGATCGGCTGGTGGAGCAGGGCACCCCCGTGGCGCTCAAGCTCAAGGGCACCGCCGAGCTCGAAGGGCTGCAATTGCCGGCCTGGAAGCTGGTTCTGCTCAGCGACCGGGAGTTCTTTGGTCAGCACTCCCTGGCGGCCAGTGGCTACGTGCGCCGGCGGCGCAAGGCGGCCAGCCGCACGGTGGACCCGCTCAAGATGGTGCCGGGCGATTTCGTGGTGCACCGCAACCACGGCATCGGCCGCTTCCTGAAGCTGGAAAAACTCGCCCTCAGCGGCGAGTCCCGCGACTATCTGGTGGTGCAGTACGCCGACGGCACCCTGCGGGTGGCCGCCGACCAGCTGGGCAGCCTCGGCCGCTACCGCGCCAGCACCGACGCCCCGCCGGAGCTCAACCGCATGGGCGGGGTGGCCTGGGCCAAGGCCAAGGAGCGCGCCCTCAAGGCCGTGCGCAAGGTGGCCCTCGATCTGGTCAAGCTCTACGCCGAGCGCCACCAGGCGCCGGGCTTCGCCTTCCCCCCCGATGGCCCCTGGCAGCTGGAGCTCGAAGACTCCTTCCCCTATGAGCCCACCCCCGACCAGCTCAAGGCGATCGTCGAGGTGAAACGCGACATGGAGGCCGCCCAACCGATGGACCGGCTCGTCTGCGGTGATGTGGGCTTCGGCAAGACCGAGGTGGCGATCCGCTCGATCTTCAAGGCCGTCACCGCCGGCAAGCAGTGCGCCCTGCTCGCCCCCACCACCGTTCTGGCCCAGCAGCACTGGCGCACCCTTTCAGAGCGCTTCGCCCCCTACCCGCTCAAGGTGGCGCTGCTCAACCGCTTCCGCACCGCCGCCGAGCGCAGGACGATCCTCGAGGGCCTCGCCGCCGGCACCATTGATGTGGTGGTCGGCACCCACCAGCTGCTGGGCAAGGGCACCAACTTCCAGCAGCTGGGGCTTCTGGTGGTGGATGAGGAGCAGCGCTTCGGGGTGAACCAGAAGGAAAAGATCAAGGCGCTGCGAAAAGACGTGGACGTGCTCACGCTCAGCGCCACGCCGATCCCCCGCACCCTCTACATGAGCCTTTCCGGGGTGCGTGAGATGAGCCTGATCACCACCCCGCCGCCCCTGCGGCGTCCGATCAAGACCCACCTGGCCGCCCTTGATGGCGAGGCGGTGCGCAGCGCCATCCGCCAGGAGCTCGACCGCGGCGGCCAGGTGTTCTATGTGGTGCCGCGGGTGGAGGGGATCGAGGACGTGGCGGGCCAGTTGCGGGAGATGCTGCCGGGGTTGAAGCTGCAGGTGGCCCATGGCCAGATGCCCGAGGGCGAGCTGGAGAGCGCCATGGTGGCGTTCAACGCCGGTGAGGCCGATGTGATGCTCTGCACCACGATCATCGAGAGCGGCCTGGATATTCCCCGGGTGAACACGATCCTGGTGGAGGACGCCCACAAATTCGGCCTCGCCCAGCTCTATCAGTTGCGCGGCCGCGTGGGCCGCAGCGGCATCCAGGCCCATGCCTGGCTGTTCTATCCCGGTGACGCCTCGCTTTCCGAGGCGGCGCGCCAGCGCCTGCGGGCGATCCAGGAATTCGCCCAGCTGGGCTCCGGCTACCAGCTGGCCATGCGTGACATGGAGATCCGCGGCGTCGGCAATCTGCTCGGGGTGGAGCAGAGCGGCCAGATGGAGGTGATCGGCTTCGACCTCTACATGGAGATGCTGCAGGAATCGCTGGCCGAGATCCAGGGCCAGGACATCCCTGTGGTGGATGACACCCAGATCGATCTGCCGATCACGGCCTTCATTCCCGCCGATTGGATCAGCGAAGGCGACGAGAAGATGGCCGCCTACCGCTCGGTGGCGGGTTGCAGCAGCAAAGGCGAACTGCTGGAGCTGGCGGCCGCCTGGATCGACCGTTATGGCGCCCTGCCGTCCCCGGTGCAGGCGCTGCTGCAGCTGATGGAGCTCAAGCTGCTGGCCAAGCGCTGCGGCTTTTCGCGCCTCAGGGCCGAACAACCCAATTTGGTGCTCGAAACGCCGATGGAGGAGCCCGCCTTCCGGCTGCTGCGCCAGGGCCTGCCCCAGCACCTGCATGGGCGCTTGGTGTATCAGGGGGGCTCCGGCAGCACCGCCAAGGTGCTGGCCCGGGGGCTGAGCGTGCTCCCTTTCGAGAAGCAGCTCGACACCTTGATGGAGTGGCTGCAGGCGATGGCGGAGCAGATCCCTGGGGCCGATGGCTTGAGCGAAGCCCAGCGGGCGGAGGCTCTCAAGGCCAAGAATGCCGAGGTGCTGGCTGTTTGA